Proteins co-encoded in one Ziziphus jujuba cultivar Dongzao chromosome 9, ASM3175591v1 genomic window:
- the LOC107421529 gene encoding outer envelope protein 64, mitochondrial isoform X2: protein MWKPIEAVKASASSHPKTWIAIGIGVAGIVILAETHRRRRRTSARLIHKEDFGAFLERFELLPFPQPPPPAARQSLAGLTFAINDIFEVKGYLTGFGSPDWQRTHEAAGKTALVVTALLKNGATCVGRTIMDELAFGITGENKYFGTPINPQVPSCIPGGSSSGSAVAVAAGLVDFALGTDTTGCVRIPASFCGIIGFRPSHGAVSTIGVLPNSQSLDTVGWFARDPSVLQGVGHVLLQLNSTAPRRARRFVFADDLFQLSKVPTQKTVYVVVKAIENLSGYQPPKHVNVSQYIASNVRSLKGFREESTNLQNGTLTLKALSSAMVSLQRYEFKSNHEEWVRSAKPKLGPDVSDSVNAAIDIVHENMKILYKVRTEMRAALQSFLKDDGILVIPTVADPPLKLGTKKGLSSEFRSRTLALTSIASMSGCCQVTLPLGKHNDYPISVSFITFHGGDKFLLDTVLDIYASLQEQVGIVSNSLPLPDANGNMDASELLKEKGNAAFKGRQWNKAVNYYTEAIKLSGTNATYYCNRAAAYLELGCFQQAEEDCCKAIALDKKAYLRRGTARESLICYKEAAQDFKHALVLEPQNKVANLAEKRLRKLMS from the exons ATGTGGAAGCCAATAGAGGCCGTGAAGGCCAGTGCTTCATCCCACCCAAAGACCTGGATTGCCATCGGAATCGGCGTCGCCGGGATCGTAATCCTCGCCGAGACTCACCGCCGCCGTCGGAGAACGAGTGCTCGGTTGATTCACAAGGAGGATTTCGGTGCTTTTCTTGAGCGATTTGAGCTCCTTCCTTTCCCTCAGCCTCCTCCTCCCGCTGCTAGACAATCCCTTGCTGGCTTAACCTTCGCCATCAACGACAT ATTTGAAGTGAAGGGGTACTTGACGGGTTTTGGAAGTCCGGATTGGCAGAGAACGCATGAGGCAGCAGGGAAGACGGCATTGGTGGTGACTGCTTTGTTGAAGAATGGAGCTACTTGTGTTGGAAGGACGATCATGGACGAGCTCGCTTTTGG GATAACAGGGGAGAATAAGTATTTTGGTACTCCCATTAACCCACAAGTACCATCGTGCATTCCCGGTGGTTCGTCCAGTGGTTCCGCTGTGGCTGTTGCGGCTGGCCTAGTAGATTTTGCTCTTG GTACTGATACAACGGGATGTGTGAGAATTCCAGCATCCTTTTGTGGTATTATTGGATTTCGTCCATCTCATGGTGCTGTATCTACAATCGGAGTATTGCCAAATTCACAAAGTTTGGACACAGTTG GATGGTTTGCACGGGATCCATCTGTGCTACAGGGTGTTGGTCATGTTTTGCTTCAACTAAACTCAACAGCACCTAGAAGGGCAAGACGCTTTGTTTTTGCTGACGATCTCTTTCAGCTTTCTAAAGTTCCTACACAGAAGACTGTATATGTCGTTGTCAAAGCCATTGAAAATTTATCAGGCT ACCAGCCTCCAAAGCATGTAAATGTCAGCCAGTATATTGCTTCAAATGTACGCAGTTTAAAAGGATTTCGTGAAGAATCGACAAACCTTCAAAATGGAACACTTACTCTGAAGGCTCTATCTTCTGCGATGGTTTCATTGCAAAG ATATGAGTTCAAATCAAATCATGAGGAGTGGGTTAGATCAGCGAAACCAAAGTTAGGACCTGATGTGTCAGATAGCGTTAATGCAGCAATCGACATTGTACATGAGAATATGAAAATCTTGTATAAAGTCAGGACTGAGATGAGAGCTGCCCTACAAAGTTTTTTGAAG GATGATGGAATATTAGTGATTCCCACAGTAGCAGACCCTCCATTGAAGCTTGGGACAAAGAAGGGGCTTTCCTCTGAATTCCGTAGCCGAACATTAGCACTAACAAGCATTGCAAGCATGTCTGGGTGCTGTCag GTTACCCTTCCACTGGGAAAGCACAATGATTATCCTATCTCTGTTTCATTTATTACATTCCATGGTGGAGACAAATTTCTTCTTGACACGGTCTTGGATATATACGCATCTCTTCAAGAGCAAGTTGGCATTGTATCCAATTCATTACCGCTGCCGGATGCCAATGGCAATATGGATGCTTCTGAACTCTTAAAGGAGAAG GGGAATGCTGCTTTTAAGGGGAGGCAATGGAATAAGGCTGTGAATTACTACACTGAAGCTATCAAATTAAGTGGGACTAATGCAACTTACTACTGTAATAGAGCAGCTGCTTACTTGGAGTTGGGATG TTTCCAACAAGCTGAAGAGGACTGCTGTAAGGCAATTGCACTTGACAAGAAG GCATATCTGAGACGCGGAACGGCTAGAGAATCACTTATTTGTTATAAAGAGGCTGCTCAAG ATTTCAAGCATGCTCTGGTTCTCGAACCGCAGAATAAGGTTGCAAATCTTGCTGAAAAAAGACTCAGGAAACTGATGAGTTAA
- the LOC107421529 gene encoding outer envelope protein 64, mitochondrial isoform X1: MWKPIEAVKASASSHPKTWIAIGIGVAGIVILAETHRRRRRTSARLIHKEDFGAFLERFELLPFPQPPPPAARQSLAGLTFAINDIFEVKGYLTGFGSPDWQRTHEAAGKTALVVTALLKNGATCVGRTIMDELAFGITGENKYFGTPINPQVPSCIPGGSSSGSAVAVAAGLVDFALGTDTTGCVRIPASFCGIIGFRPSHGAVSTIGVLPNSQSLDTVGWFARDPSVLQGVGHVLLQLNSTAPRRARRFVFADDLFQLSKVPTQKTVYVVVKAIENLSGYQPPKHVNVSQYIASNVRSLKGFREESTNLQNGTLTLKALSSAMVSLQRYEFKSNHEEWVRSAKPKLGPDVSDSVNAAIDIVHENMKILYKVRTEMRAALQSFLKDDGILVIPTVADPPLKLGTKKGLSSEFRSRTLALTSIASMSGCCQVTLPLGKHNDYPISVSFITFHGGDKFLLDTVLDIYASLQEQVGIVSNSLPLPDANGNMDASELLKEKGNAAFKGRQWNKAVNYYTEAIKLSGTNATYYCNRAAAYLELGCFQQAEEDCCKAIALDKKNVKAYLRRGTARESLICYKEAAQDFKHALVLEPQNKVANLAEKRLRKLMS, translated from the exons ATGTGGAAGCCAATAGAGGCCGTGAAGGCCAGTGCTTCATCCCACCCAAAGACCTGGATTGCCATCGGAATCGGCGTCGCCGGGATCGTAATCCTCGCCGAGACTCACCGCCGCCGTCGGAGAACGAGTGCTCGGTTGATTCACAAGGAGGATTTCGGTGCTTTTCTTGAGCGATTTGAGCTCCTTCCTTTCCCTCAGCCTCCTCCTCCCGCTGCTAGACAATCCCTTGCTGGCTTAACCTTCGCCATCAACGACAT ATTTGAAGTGAAGGGGTACTTGACGGGTTTTGGAAGTCCGGATTGGCAGAGAACGCATGAGGCAGCAGGGAAGACGGCATTGGTGGTGACTGCTTTGTTGAAGAATGGAGCTACTTGTGTTGGAAGGACGATCATGGACGAGCTCGCTTTTGG GATAACAGGGGAGAATAAGTATTTTGGTACTCCCATTAACCCACAAGTACCATCGTGCATTCCCGGTGGTTCGTCCAGTGGTTCCGCTGTGGCTGTTGCGGCTGGCCTAGTAGATTTTGCTCTTG GTACTGATACAACGGGATGTGTGAGAATTCCAGCATCCTTTTGTGGTATTATTGGATTTCGTCCATCTCATGGTGCTGTATCTACAATCGGAGTATTGCCAAATTCACAAAGTTTGGACACAGTTG GATGGTTTGCACGGGATCCATCTGTGCTACAGGGTGTTGGTCATGTTTTGCTTCAACTAAACTCAACAGCACCTAGAAGGGCAAGACGCTTTGTTTTTGCTGACGATCTCTTTCAGCTTTCTAAAGTTCCTACACAGAAGACTGTATATGTCGTTGTCAAAGCCATTGAAAATTTATCAGGCT ACCAGCCTCCAAAGCATGTAAATGTCAGCCAGTATATTGCTTCAAATGTACGCAGTTTAAAAGGATTTCGTGAAGAATCGACAAACCTTCAAAATGGAACACTTACTCTGAAGGCTCTATCTTCTGCGATGGTTTCATTGCAAAG ATATGAGTTCAAATCAAATCATGAGGAGTGGGTTAGATCAGCGAAACCAAAGTTAGGACCTGATGTGTCAGATAGCGTTAATGCAGCAATCGACATTGTACATGAGAATATGAAAATCTTGTATAAAGTCAGGACTGAGATGAGAGCTGCCCTACAAAGTTTTTTGAAG GATGATGGAATATTAGTGATTCCCACAGTAGCAGACCCTCCATTGAAGCTTGGGACAAAGAAGGGGCTTTCCTCTGAATTCCGTAGCCGAACATTAGCACTAACAAGCATTGCAAGCATGTCTGGGTGCTGTCag GTTACCCTTCCACTGGGAAAGCACAATGATTATCCTATCTCTGTTTCATTTATTACATTCCATGGTGGAGACAAATTTCTTCTTGACACGGTCTTGGATATATACGCATCTCTTCAAGAGCAAGTTGGCATTGTATCCAATTCATTACCGCTGCCGGATGCCAATGGCAATATGGATGCTTCTGAACTCTTAAAGGAGAAG GGGAATGCTGCTTTTAAGGGGAGGCAATGGAATAAGGCTGTGAATTACTACACTGAAGCTATCAAATTAAGTGGGACTAATGCAACTTACTACTGTAATAGAGCAGCTGCTTACTTGGAGTTGGGATG TTTCCAACAAGCTGAAGAGGACTGCTGTAAGGCAATTGCACTTGACAAGAAG AATGTGAAGGCATATCTGAGACGCGGAACGGCTAGAGAATCACTTATTTGTTATAAAGAGGCTGCTCAAG ATTTCAAGCATGCTCTGGTTCTCGAACCGCAGAATAAGGTTGCAAATCTTGCTGAAAAAAGACTCAGGAAACTGATGAGTTAA